From the genome of Gavia stellata isolate bGavSte3 chromosome 3, bGavSte3.hap2, whole genome shotgun sequence, one region includes:
- the ZHX1 gene encoding zinc fingers and homeoboxes protein 1 has translation MASKRKSTTPCMVLANEQDPDLEMVSDLEEGPPVLAPADNPTAESVTSDEDVHECVDSDNQKNTNKVEGGYECKYCTFQTPDLNMFTFHVDSEHPNVVLNSSYVCVECNFLTKRYDALSEHNLKYHPGEENFKLTMVKRNNQTIFEQTVNDLTFDGSFVREENTEQADSSEVPSSGISISKTPIMKMMKNKTETKRIAVFHNVVDDIPGEEKGTENEPNSEEVVENPPPAVSESKVSHSVVCSAADVANAVVTPAPVLQPGVAQVITAVTAPQSSNLIPKVLIPVNSIPAYNTALDNNPLLLNTYNKFPYPTMSEITVLSTQAKYTEEQIKIWFSAQRLKHGVSWTPEEVEEARRKQFNGTVHTVPQTITVIPAHISATSNGLPSILQTCQIVGQPGLVLTQVAGANTLPVTAPIALTVAGVPNQTQLQKSQIHTAQPIAETKQVAAVPAPQPIKNESALMNPDSFGIRAKKTKEQLAELKVSYLKNQFPQDSEIVRLMKITGLTKGEIKKWFSDTRYNQRNSKNNHGIHLNSDSCATIVIDSSDEMNESPTGVTPQSKSSWSSFPDFTPQKFKEKTAEQLQVLQASFLNNPVLTDEEMNRLRAQTKLTRREIDAWFTEKRKSNVLKEEGADVNESNAGSSKEEAGETSVGDGAAGAKSGCSTSSKIGKKSPEQLHMLKSSFVRTQWPSPQEYNKLAEETGLPRSEIVSWFGDTRYAWKNGGLKWYYYYQSANANSLNGQGFARKRGRGRPKGRGRGRPRGRPRGSKRLNCWDRGVSVIKFKTGTAILKDYYMKHKFLNEQDLDELVAKSHMGYEQVREWFAERQRRLELGIELFDENEEEDEMLEDQEDEEETDDSDTWEPPRHVKRKLSKSD, from the coding sequence ATGGCAAGTAAACGAAAATCAACAACACCGTGCATGGTCTTAGCCAACGAGCAGGATCCGGATTTGGAAATGGTATCAGACTTGGAGGAAGGACCGCCTGTACTTGCGCCAGCAGATAACCCTACAGCAGAGAGCGTAACAAGTGATGAGGATGTTCATGAGTGTGTGGATTCAGAcaatcagaaaaatacaaataaagtaGAAGGTGGTTACGAGTGTAAATACTGTACTTTTCAGACTCCAGATCTCAATATGTTTACTTTTCATGTGGATTCAGAACATCCCAACGTAGTATTAAATTCATCCTACGTTTGTGTAGAATGCAATTTCCTTACCAAAAGATACGATGCTCTCTCAGAACATAATTTGAAGTACCACCCTGGAGAGGAGAATTTTAAATTGACCATGGTGAAACGTAATAATCAGACAATCTTTGAACAAACAGTAAACGATCTCACTTTTGATGGGAGTTTTGTtagagaagaaaacactgaacagGCCGACTCTTCTGAGGTTCCCTCATCAGGGATCTCAATTAGCAAAACTCCTAttatgaaaatgatgaaaaacaaaacGGAGACTAAGCGTATCGCTGTTTTCCACAATGTGGTTGATGACATTCCTGGTGAAGAAAAGGGAACTGAAAATGAGCCAAACTCTGAAGAAGTAGTAGAAAACCCACCACCGGCAGTTTCTGAGTCAAAAGTGAGCCATTCAGTTGTTTGCAGTGCAGCAGATGTGGCTAATGCAGTAGTGACTCCAGCACCAGTGCTTCAGCCTGGCGTGGCACAGGTTATAACAGCTGTTACAGCTCCACAGAGCTCAAACCTGATTCCAAAAGTCCTGATACCTGTAAATAGCATTCCAGCCTATAATACTGCTTTGGATAACAATCCTCTTTTGCTTAACACCTACAACAAATTCCCATATCCAACCATGTCGGAAATCACTGTTCTTTCCACTCAAGCTAAGTACACAGAGGAGCAGATTAAAATATGGTTTTCTGCCCAGCGTCTGAAACATGGTGTGAGCTGGACACCAGAGGAAGTGGAGGAAGCAAGGAGGAAACAATTTAATGGCACAGTGCATACTGTGCCACAGACAATTACCGTTATTCCAGCACACATTTCTGCCACTAGCAATGGCTTACCTTCAATTTTACAGACTTGCCAAATAGTTGGTCAGCCAGGACTTGTTCTCACTCAAGTTGCAGGTGCAAATACGTTACCAGTAACAGCTCCGATAGCTTTGACTGTAGCGGGAGTCCCAAACCAAACGCAGTTACAGAAGAGTCAGATTCACACTGCTCAGCCTATTGCAGAAACCAAACAAGTAGCTGCCGTTCCAGCCCCTCAGCCTATCAAAAATGAATCCGCACTGATGAATCCTGACTCCTTCGGCATCCGAGCAAAAAAAACTAAGGAACAACTGGCGGAATTGAAAGTCAGCTAccttaaaaatcagtttcctCAGGATTCAGAAATTGTTAGGCTTATGAAAATAACGGGCCTGACTAAAGGAGAGATCAAAAAGTGGTTCAGTGATACACGTTACAATCAGAGAAATTCAAAGAATAATCATGGGATTCATCTCAACAGTGATTCATGTGCCACCATTGTTATTGATTCAAGCGATGAAATGAATGAGTCCCCAACGGGAGTCACTCCACAGAGCAAGTCATCATGGAGCTCTTTTCCTGATTTCACCCCGCAGAAATTCAAAGAGAAGACTGCTGAACAGCTGCAGGTCCTCCAAGCAAGTTTTCTTAATAACCCTGTCCTTACTGATGAAGAGATGAATAGGTTAAGAGCGCAAACCAAACTGACCAGGAGAGAGATTGATGCCTGGTttacagaaaagaggaaatcaAATGTCTTAAAGGAAGAGGGAGCTGACGTGAATGAGAGCAATGCTGGCAGCTCAAAAGAAGAGGCTGGAGAAACATCTGTGGGAGatggagcagcaggagcaaaaTCAGGGTGTTCCACCTCAAGCAAAATAGGCAAAAAATCACCAGAGCAGTTGCACATGCTTAAAAGTTCCTTTGTCCGTACTCAGTGGCCATCTCCACAAGAATACAACAAGCTGGCAGAAGAAACTGGGCTCCCAAGGTCGGAAATTGTGAGCTGGTTTGGAGATACTCGCTATGCCTGGAAAAATGGTGGATTGAAATGGTATTATTATTACCAGAGTGCCAATGCAAACAGTCTGAATGGCCAAGGCTTTGcaaggaagagagggagaggaagaccAAAAgggaggggcagagggaggcCTCGGGGAAGGCCTCGGGGAAGCAAGAGGTTAAATTGCTGGGACAGAGGTGTGTCAGTCATAAAATTCAAAACTGGAACAGCAATCCTGAAGGACTACTACATGAAGCACAAATTCCTTAATGAGCAAGACCTTGATGAACTGGTAGCCAAATCTCACATGGGATATGAGCAGGTCAGAGAGTGGTTTgcagaaaggcaaagaagaTTAGAACTTGGAATAGAGCTGTTTGATGAGAACGAGGAGGAAGACGAAATGCTGGAAGATcaggaagatgaggaagaaacGGATGATAGTGATACTTGGGAACCTCCCCGACATGTTAAGCGTAAACTTTCAAAATCAGATTGA